Proteins co-encoded in one Pseudopipra pipra isolate bDixPip1 chromosome 12, bDixPip1.hap1, whole genome shotgun sequence genomic window:
- the ATOSA gene encoding atos homolog protein A isoform X2 — MKPERDTLDEYFEYEAEEFLVSLALLITEGRTPEYSIKGRTEGFHCPPAQSSQPPTTKHECSDKLAQCRQARRTRSEVMLLWKNNIPIMVEVMLLPDCCYSDEGPTTEGNDLNDPAIKQDALLLERWILEPVPRQSGDRFIEEKTLLLAVRSFVFFSQLSAWLSVSHGAVPRNILYRVSAADVDLQWTFSQTPTEHVFPVPNVSHNVALRVSVQSLPRQSNYPVLTCSIHTNLSFYEKRMQERKLHQHSDSSAAQQGSTSSPQCFRGKQTWTRTSEGLLNGKKMPEFTTSIRNLKLYPSTRLGSDFGASQSKVQCYNATADSKTQSHETPVRTLKSFSLVDSRVSNSHCSHQPTGETNPLIGSLLQERQEVIARIAQHLIHCDPATSPVVAGRPFNTHENISPTPKAFRSTYEDENLPRKGKETSPVPTANLDNAIQEDGGEGKTRAVPEVTLLDARVPMNHCGRQSAGESNPLIDSLLQERQEVIARIAQHLIHCDPATSHVAGRPFKVHEASPVTSKIFRSTYEDENLLKKGKEPSSVSFAKSNFSLLEDSSKSGTKTPDTPISPSRFDGESKTSLKLQARRKLVLAKPSEAVQNAFHQTPNKTSHAFSNIHTSSSCIKENKSEFPDKLETVHSGYAQKDQITNRVKQSSNSSSIDEQICTNKLKERTVVCENNGTDSFNNLQIDKCRILEGTKKANVMPVSDSLHKNDLKCLDKDSKNPNIYEQNTQLISIENYLSKDHDSFKSKTKQDKTKTAHDENEDPTGLDFQSTSQKKPTDDNVVKCERQKNPDIQKAPSLKHTNTWRKHNFRSLDGTSTRAFHPRTGLPLLSSPVPQRKTQSGCFDLDSSLLHLKCLSARSPQQCINRDDDPDSHGKPFLSSSAPPVTSLSLLGNFEESVLNFRLDPLGIVEGFTAEVGASGVFCPTHMTLPVEVSFYSVSDDNAPSPYMGVITLESLGKRGYRVPPSGTIQVTLFNPNKTVVKMFVVIYDLREMPANHQTFLRQRTFSVPVRREIKRTVNKENSQQTEERLLRYLIHLRFQSSKSGKIYLHRDVRLLFSRKSMEVDSGAAYELKSYTESPTNPQFSPRC; from the exons ATACTTTGGATGAATACTTTGAGTATGAAGCTGAGGAGTTCCTGGTATCCTTGGCCCTGTTGATCACGGAAGGTCGGACACCAGAGTATTCCATCAAGGGCAGGACAGAGGGCTTTCACTGCCCCCCAGCACAGTCGAGTCAGCCACCAACAACTAAGCATGAATGCAGCGACAAACTGGCCCAG tgTCGTCAGGCCAGGCGAACCAGATCAGAGGTTATGCTACTGTGGAAGAACAATATTCCAATCATGGTAGAAGTGATGCTACTTCCAGACTGTTGCTATAGTGATGAAGGGCCCACCACCGAGGGGAATGATTTAAATGATCCTGCAATCAAACAAGATGCATTGCTCTTagaaaggtggattttggagcCAGTTCCTCGACA GAGTGGAGATAGATTTATTGAGGAGAAAACCCTTTTGCTGGCAGTTCgctcctttgttttcttctctcagctGAGCGCGTGGCTGAGTGTTTCACATGGTGCTGTTCCCCGAAACATCCTGTACAG GGTGAGCGCTGCAGATGTGGACTTGCAATGGACGTTCTCCCAGACACCCACTGAGCATGTCTTTCCTGTTCCTAATGTTTCTCACAATGTGGCCTTGAGAGTCAGCGTCCAGTCCTTGCCCAGACAATCGAACTACCCAGTTTTGACCTGCAGTATCCACACCAACCTCAGCTTTTATGAAAAGCGAATGCAGGAGCGCAAGTTACATCAGCACAGTGACTCCAGTGCCGCACAGCAAGGCAGTACTTCCAGTCCGCAGTGTTTCCGTGGGAAACAGACGTGGACAAGGACATCTGAAGGCCTACTTAATGGAAAAAAGATGCCTGAATTTACTACATCTATCAGAAATTTAAAACTTTATCCATCTACCAGACTTGGATCTGACTTCGGGGCATCGCAGTCTAAAGTTCAGTGCTATAATGCTACAGCAGACAGTAAGACACAATCTCATGAAACACCGGTCAGAACTTTGAAATCCTTTTCTCTAGTTGATTCCCGTGTTTCAAATAGTCATTGCTCTCATCAGCCCACAGGAGAAACCAATCCTTTGATAGGCTCTTTACTTCAAGAGCGACAAGAGGTCATTGCAAGGATTGCTCAGCACTTGATTCACTGTGATCCAGCTACTTCACCAGTTGTTGCTGGACGTCCGTTCAACACACATGAGAACATCTCGCCTACACCAAAAGCTTTTCGGAGTACTTATGAAGATGAGAACTTGCCAAGGAAAGGCAAGGAGACCTCCCCTGTTCCTACTGCCAACTTAGACAATGCAATACAAGAAGATGGTGGTGAAGGCAAAACTAGAGCAGTACCAGAGGTCACACTGCTCGATGCCCGTGTTCCAATGAACCACTGTGGCCGTCAGTCGGCAGGAGAGAGTAATCCCCTGATCGATTCTCTGCTCCAGGAGCGGCAGGAGGTGATAGCAAGGATTGCCCAACACTTGATTCATTGTGATCCAGCTACTTCTCATGTTGCTGGACGTCCATTCAAAGTGCACGAGGCGAGTCCAGTTACTTCAAAAATTTTCCGAAGTACATATGAGGATGAAAATTTGCTGAAGAAAGGCAAGGAGCcgtcttctgtttcttttgctaAATCCAATTTTTCTTTGTTAGAAGACAGCAGTAAATCAGGGACAAAGACACCTGATACTCCCATCAGTCCTTCTAGGTTTGATGGAGAATCGAAGACTTCTCTGAAACTCCAAGCAAGAAGAAAATTGGTTTTAGCAAAACCCAGTGAAGCTGTCCAAAATGCATTTCATCAGACTCCAAATAAAACTTCTCATGCATTTAGTAACATTCACACATCATCATCatgtattaaagaaaataagtcTGAATTTCCAGATAAATTGGAAACAGTACATTCTGGTTATGCACAGAAAGACCAGATAACCAATAGAGTTAAACAGAGTTCAAATTCCAGCAGCATTGATGAACAGATTTGCACAAATAAACTTAAAGAAAGAACAGTTGTTTGTGAGAACAATGGCACAGACAGTTTTAACAATTTACAGATAGATAAATGCAGAATACTTGAAGGTACAAAAAAAGCAAACGTGATGCCGGTATCTGACTCTTTGCACAAAAATGATCTCAAGTGTTTAGATAAAgactcaaaaaacccaaatatttatGAGCAAAATACTCAGCTTATTAgtattgaaaattatttaagtaAAGACCATGACAgtttcaaaagcaaaaccaaacaagataAAACAAAAACTGCACATGATGAGAATGAAGACCCAACAGGCCTCGATTTTCAAAGCACTTCTCAGAAGAAACCTACAGATGACAATGTAGTAAAGTGTGAGCGGCAGAAGAACCCAGACATACAG AAGGCACCATCTCTAAAACACACAAATACGTGGCGGAAGCATAATTTTCGATCCCTGGATGGAACTTCAACCAGGGCTTTTCATCCCAGAACTGGGCTGCCTCTGCTTTCAAGTCCT GTTCctcaaaggaaaacacagtcTGGGTGCTTTGATCTGGATTCATCACTGCTGCACTTGAAATGTCTGTCTGCAAGAAG CCCACAACAATGTATAAACAGAGACGATGATCCAGACAGCCATGGGAAACCATTTCTAAGTTCTAGTGCTCCACCAGTAACAAGTCTTAGCCTTCTGGGAAACTTTGAG gagtCTGTCCTGAATTTTCGCTTGGACCCACTTGGCATTGTGGAGGGTTTCACAGCAGAAGTGGGAGCAAGTGGAGTCTTTTGTCCCACGCACATGACTCTGCCAGTTGAAGTGTCATTCTACAGCGTTTCAGATGACAATGCGCCCTCTCCTTACATG ggtGTAATTACTTTAGAGTCCCTTGGCAAAAGGGGTTATCGGGTACCGCCTTCAGGAACAATACAAGTG ACCTTATTTAACCCTAACAAAACTGTGGTGAAGATGTTTGTGGTGATCTATGACTTGAGAGAAATGCCAGCTAATCATCAAACATTCCTACGGCAAAGAACTTTTTCTGTTCCTGTGCGACGAGAAATCAAGAGAACTGTCAATAAAGAAAATAGTCAACAGACTGAAGAAAGGCTACTACGCTACCTCATACATTTGAG GTTCCAGAGTTCTAAATCTGGAAAGATCTACCTCCACAGAGATGTAAGGCTCCTATTCTCTCGGAAATCCATGGAAGTTGATAGCGGCGCTGCATATGAACTCAAATCTTACACTGAATCTCCAACAAATCCTCAGTTTTCACCAAGATGCTAG
- the ATOSA gene encoding atos homolog protein A isoform X1: MLLWKNNIPIMVEVMLLPDCCYSDEGPTTEGNDLNDPAIKQDALLLERWILEPVPRQSGDRFIEEKTLLLAVRSFVFFSQLSAWLSVSHGAVPRNILYRVSAADVDLQWTFSQTPTEHVFPVPNVSHNVALRVSVQSLPRQSNYPVLTCSIHTNLSFYEKRMQERKLHQHSDSSAAQQGSTSSPQCFRGKQTWTRTSEGLLNGKKMPEFTTSIRNLKLYPSTRLGSDFGASQSKVQCYNATADSKTQSHETPVRTLKSFSLVDSRVSNSHCSHQPTGETNPLIGSLLQERQEVIARIAQHLIHCDPATSPVVAGRPFNTHENISPTPKAFRSTYEDENLPRKGKETSPVPTANLDNAIQEDGGEGKTRAVPEVTLLDARVPMNHCGRQSAGESNPLIDSLLQERQEVIARIAQHLIHCDPATSHVAGRPFKVHEASPVTSKIFRSTYEDENLLKKGKEPSSVSFAKSNFSLLEDSSKSGTKTPDTPISPSRFDGESKTSLKLQARRKLVLAKPSEAVQNAFHQTPNKTSHAFSNIHTSSSCIKENKSEFPDKLETVHSGYAQKDQITNRVKQSSNSSSIDEQICTNKLKERTVVCENNGTDSFNNLQIDKCRILEGTKKANVMPVSDSLHKNDLKCLDKDSKNPNIYEQNTQLISIENYLSKDHDSFKSKTKQDKTKTAHDENEDPTGLDFQSTSQKKPTDDNVVKCERQKNPDIQKAPSLKHTNTWRKHNFRSLDGTSTRAFHPRTGLPLLSSPVPQRKTQSGCFDLDSSLLHLKCLSARSPQQCINRDDDPDSHGKPFLSSSAPPVTSLSLLGNFEESVLNFRLDPLGIVEGFTAEVGASGVFCPTHMTLPVEVSFYSVSDDNAPSPYMGVITLESLGKRGYRVPPSGTIQVTLFNPNKTVVKMFVVIYDLREMPANHQTFLRQRTFSVPVRREIKRTVNKENSQQTEERLLRYLIHLRFQSSKSGKIYLHRDVRLLFSRKSMEVDSGAAYELKSYTESPTNPQFSPRC, translated from the exons ATGCTACTGTGGAAGAACAATATTCCAATCATGGTAGAAGTGATGCTACTTCCAGACTGTTGCTATAGTGATGAAGGGCCCACCACCGAGGGGAATGATTTAAATGATCCTGCAATCAAACAAGATGCATTGCTCTTagaaaggtggattttggagcCAGTTCCTCGACA GAGTGGAGATAGATTTATTGAGGAGAAAACCCTTTTGCTGGCAGTTCgctcctttgttttcttctctcagctGAGCGCGTGGCTGAGTGTTTCACATGGTGCTGTTCCCCGAAACATCCTGTACAG GGTGAGCGCTGCAGATGTGGACTTGCAATGGACGTTCTCCCAGACACCCACTGAGCATGTCTTTCCTGTTCCTAATGTTTCTCACAATGTGGCCTTGAGAGTCAGCGTCCAGTCCTTGCCCAGACAATCGAACTACCCAGTTTTGACCTGCAGTATCCACACCAACCTCAGCTTTTATGAAAAGCGAATGCAGGAGCGCAAGTTACATCAGCACAGTGACTCCAGTGCCGCACAGCAAGGCAGTACTTCCAGTCCGCAGTGTTTCCGTGGGAAACAGACGTGGACAAGGACATCTGAAGGCCTACTTAATGGAAAAAAGATGCCTGAATTTACTACATCTATCAGAAATTTAAAACTTTATCCATCTACCAGACTTGGATCTGACTTCGGGGCATCGCAGTCTAAAGTTCAGTGCTATAATGCTACAGCAGACAGTAAGACACAATCTCATGAAACACCGGTCAGAACTTTGAAATCCTTTTCTCTAGTTGATTCCCGTGTTTCAAATAGTCATTGCTCTCATCAGCCCACAGGAGAAACCAATCCTTTGATAGGCTCTTTACTTCAAGAGCGACAAGAGGTCATTGCAAGGATTGCTCAGCACTTGATTCACTGTGATCCAGCTACTTCACCAGTTGTTGCTGGACGTCCGTTCAACACACATGAGAACATCTCGCCTACACCAAAAGCTTTTCGGAGTACTTATGAAGATGAGAACTTGCCAAGGAAAGGCAAGGAGACCTCCCCTGTTCCTACTGCCAACTTAGACAATGCAATACAAGAAGATGGTGGTGAAGGCAAAACTAGAGCAGTACCAGAGGTCACACTGCTCGATGCCCGTGTTCCAATGAACCACTGTGGCCGTCAGTCGGCAGGAGAGAGTAATCCCCTGATCGATTCTCTGCTCCAGGAGCGGCAGGAGGTGATAGCAAGGATTGCCCAACACTTGATTCATTGTGATCCAGCTACTTCTCATGTTGCTGGACGTCCATTCAAAGTGCACGAGGCGAGTCCAGTTACTTCAAAAATTTTCCGAAGTACATATGAGGATGAAAATTTGCTGAAGAAAGGCAAGGAGCcgtcttctgtttcttttgctaAATCCAATTTTTCTTTGTTAGAAGACAGCAGTAAATCAGGGACAAAGACACCTGATACTCCCATCAGTCCTTCTAGGTTTGATGGAGAATCGAAGACTTCTCTGAAACTCCAAGCAAGAAGAAAATTGGTTTTAGCAAAACCCAGTGAAGCTGTCCAAAATGCATTTCATCAGACTCCAAATAAAACTTCTCATGCATTTAGTAACATTCACACATCATCATCatgtattaaagaaaataagtcTGAATTTCCAGATAAATTGGAAACAGTACATTCTGGTTATGCACAGAAAGACCAGATAACCAATAGAGTTAAACAGAGTTCAAATTCCAGCAGCATTGATGAACAGATTTGCACAAATAAACTTAAAGAAAGAACAGTTGTTTGTGAGAACAATGGCACAGACAGTTTTAACAATTTACAGATAGATAAATGCAGAATACTTGAAGGTACAAAAAAAGCAAACGTGATGCCGGTATCTGACTCTTTGCACAAAAATGATCTCAAGTGTTTAGATAAAgactcaaaaaacccaaatatttatGAGCAAAATACTCAGCTTATTAgtattgaaaattatttaagtaAAGACCATGACAgtttcaaaagcaaaaccaaacaagataAAACAAAAACTGCACATGATGAGAATGAAGACCCAACAGGCCTCGATTTTCAAAGCACTTCTCAGAAGAAACCTACAGATGACAATGTAGTAAAGTGTGAGCGGCAGAAGAACCCAGACATACAG AAGGCACCATCTCTAAAACACACAAATACGTGGCGGAAGCATAATTTTCGATCCCTGGATGGAACTTCAACCAGGGCTTTTCATCCCAGAACTGGGCTGCCTCTGCTTTCAAGTCCT GTTCctcaaaggaaaacacagtcTGGGTGCTTTGATCTGGATTCATCACTGCTGCACTTGAAATGTCTGTCTGCAAGAAG CCCACAACAATGTATAAACAGAGACGATGATCCAGACAGCCATGGGAAACCATTTCTAAGTTCTAGTGCTCCACCAGTAACAAGTCTTAGCCTTCTGGGAAACTTTGAG gagtCTGTCCTGAATTTTCGCTTGGACCCACTTGGCATTGTGGAGGGTTTCACAGCAGAAGTGGGAGCAAGTGGAGTCTTTTGTCCCACGCACATGACTCTGCCAGTTGAAGTGTCATTCTACAGCGTTTCAGATGACAATGCGCCCTCTCCTTACATG ggtGTAATTACTTTAGAGTCCCTTGGCAAAAGGGGTTATCGGGTACCGCCTTCAGGAACAATACAAGTG ACCTTATTTAACCCTAACAAAACTGTGGTGAAGATGTTTGTGGTGATCTATGACTTGAGAGAAATGCCAGCTAATCATCAAACATTCCTACGGCAAAGAACTTTTTCTGTTCCTGTGCGACGAGAAATCAAGAGAACTGTCAATAAAGAAAATAGTCAACAGACTGAAGAAAGGCTACTACGCTACCTCATACATTTGAG GTTCCAGAGTTCTAAATCTGGAAAGATCTACCTCCACAGAGATGTAAGGCTCCTATTCTCTCGGAAATCCATGGAAGTTGATAGCGGCGCTGCATATGAACTCAAATCTTACACTGAATCTCCAACAAATCCTCAGTTTTCACCAAGATGCTAG